The Methanofollis sp. UBA420 genome contains a region encoding:
- the gatA gene encoding Asp-tRNA(Asn)/Glu-tRNA(Gln) amidotransferase subunit GatA has protein sequence MGKITFDADDRWNAFIAICREAEHGDGPLAGVPVAVKDNISTAGIQTTCGSAILKGYVPPYDAYVVERLKAAGAAIVGKTNMDEFGMGTTTESSAFGPTTNPVDTARVPGGSSGGSAAAVAAGMVDMALGTDTGGSIRCPAAFCGIVGLKPTYGRTSRYGLIAYANSLEGIGPMGRTVDDVSRLFAAIAGHDPRDATSLDRPYTHTPSAEIEGMRVGVPHEFFGEGVDPAVGKTVRAAIDRFAELGAEIVECSMPSMKYALAAYYVTCTSEASSNLARFDGVRYGPENDIIPSWHESYQEHRKTHFGKEVRRRIMLGTFALSAGYYGKYYAKAQAARKNVRDDFARLFADVDVVAGPTMPTTAFGLGEKTDPLSMYLADILTVPANLAGVPAISVPCGTVEGLPVGLQLIGRHCEEERIIDAARAYEEVRA, from the coding sequence GTGGGAAAGATCACCTTTGACGCGGACGACCGCTGGAACGCCTTCATCGCCATCTGCCGCGAGGCAGAGCACGGCGACGGCCCCCTGGCCGGCGTGCCCGTGGCGGTCAAGGACAACATCTCGACGGCCGGCATCCAGACCACCTGCGGATCGGCGATCCTGAAGGGCTATGTCCCGCCGTACGACGCGTATGTCGTCGAGCGCCTGAAGGCCGCCGGGGCCGCCATCGTCGGCAAGACCAATATGGACGAGTTCGGCATGGGCACGACGACCGAGTCGAGCGCCTTCGGGCCGACCACCAACCCGGTGGACACTGCCCGCGTCCCCGGCGGGTCCTCGGGCGGGAGCGCCGCCGCCGTCGCCGCGGGCATGGTCGATATGGCCCTCGGCACCGACACCGGCGGGTCGATCCGCTGCCCCGCCGCCTTCTGCGGCATCGTGGGGCTGAAGCCGACCTATGGCCGCACCTCGCGGTACGGCCTCATCGCCTATGCGAACTCCCTCGAAGGCATCGGCCCGATGGGGAGGACTGTGGATGACGTCTCCCGTCTCTTTGCGGCGATCGCCGGGCACGACCCCCGCGACGCCACCTCCCTGGACCGGCCGTATACTCACACCCCCTCCGCGGAGATCGAGGGGATGCGAGTCGGCGTGCCGCATGAGTTCTTCGGCGAAGGCGTCGACCCCGCCGTCGGGAAGACCGTCAGGGCGGCGATCGACAGGTTCGCCGAACTCGGCGCCGAGATCGTCGAGTGCTCCATGCCGAGCATGAAGTACGCCCTCGCGGCCTACTATGTCACCTGCACGAGCGAAGCATCCTCGAACCTCGCCAGGTTCGACGGCGTCAGGTACGGCCCTGAAAACGACATCATCCCCTCCTGGCACGAGTCGTACCAGGAGCACCGCAAGACACACTTCGGCAAGGAGGTGCGCCGCCGGATCATGCTCGGCACCTTCGCCCTCTCTGCCGGGTACTACGGGAAATACTATGCGAAGGCCCAGGCGGCACGCAAAAACGTCCGCGACGACTTCGCCCGCCTCTTCGCCGACGTGGACGTCGTCGCCGGCCCGACCATGCCGACGACCGCCTTCGGACTCGGCGAGAAGACCGACCCCCTCTCCATGTACCTCGCCGACATCCTCACCGTGCCGGCAAACCTCGCCGGCGTCCCGGCGATCTCGGTCCCCTGCGGCACCGTGGAGGGCCTGCCCGTCGGGCTGCAGCTCATCGGCAGACACTGCGAGGAGGAGCGGATCATCGACGCCGCCCGTGCCTACGAGGAGGTGAGGGCATGA